Proteins co-encoded in one Desulfovibrio sp. JC022 genomic window:
- a CDS encoding ABC transporter substrate-binding protein, producing MLNKIFATLLIIASMLTLAHKGHAVERVTVYGDKTYAPFCFMHNGTYDGIYVRILTKAFSRMDGYNVEIKPLPWKRALRGLEKGKIFAMFPPYYRPKLRPWIDIYSTPILEEGYELYCRKEIFTKPRPNWPQDYQDLQIGTNLGYAVPQINGIALQETASSIQNAKKLMQGKIDCYASNNISTIYLLKKMGADLSMFKKGVKISLEYSYLAFSNKNNPSYKKDFIRQFNEVINKMKKDNEIKAIVDEFIH from the coding sequence TTGTTAAACAAAATCTTTGCAACTCTACTTATCATCGCAAGTATGTTAACACTTGCCCACAAAGGGCATGCTGTTGAGAGAGTAACTGTATATGGAGATAAAACATATGCACCGTTTTGTTTCATGCACAACGGAACATATGACGGCATCTATGTACGTATTTTAACAAAAGCATTCTCCCGCATGGACGGATACAATGTTGAAATTAAACCCCTGCCTTGGAAAAGAGCCCTGCGAGGACTTGAAAAAGGTAAAATTTTCGCCATGTTCCCTCCTTACTATCGTCCGAAACTACGCCCGTGGATAGACATATACTCAACCCCTATCCTAGAGGAAGGTTACGAATTATATTGCCGTAAAGAAATCTTTACCAAACCACGCCCCAATTGGCCTCAAGATTACCAAGACCTGCAAATAGGCACAAATCTCGGATATGCTGTCCCCCAAATCAACGGGATTGCTCTTCAGGAAACGGCCAGCAGTATACAAAACGCAAAAAAACTCATGCAAGGAAAAATAGATTGCTATGCCAGCAACAACATTTCAACAATCTATTTACTAAAAAAGATGGGGGCAGATTTATCAATGTTTAAAAAAGGGGTAAAAATCAGCCTAGAATATAGCTATCTAGCCTTCTCCAATAAAAACAACCCTTCATACAAAAAAGATTTCATACGTCAATTCAATGAAGTGATTAACAAAATGAAAAAGGACAATGAGATTAAAGCCATTGTAGAT